A single region of the Acidobacteriota bacterium genome encodes:
- a CDS encoding PQQ-binding-like beta-propeller repeat protein produces the protein MTRKPPAAILLALAATAAPAAGQHGAIGGEWREYGGDAGGTKYAPLGQIHPGNVGDLAIRWRWESPDNAIADPDAGLEIVAFEATPLMKGGVLYTSTSFSQAAAVDAATGRQLWVHDPRSYESGRPPNNGFLHRGLAWWTDGETESLYLATGDARLIALDPATGTPRREFGNRGTVDLSAGIRSLNNRSDQYGHTSPPTVVGDVIVVGSSVMDWAPQPEWPPGDVRGYDARTGRLLWTFHTVPRRGQFGYSTWENGSAERVGGANVWPPMTADLDLGYVYLPVSAPSNHFYGGHRKGDNLFANSIVCLDARTGRRVWHYQIVHHDIWDFDLPSPPNLVDITVGGREIPAVAQVTKQGWVFVFDRRNGRPVWPIHEVPVPQSTVPGERTALTQPRPTKPPPFDRLGIAREDLGDGAEEVLADLDWGPIYTPLSTRGAVISPGLGGGANWGGAAFDPVRSRLYVPVQGVVPFWIRLYRTAISGYYLYESGILWASGNRYLLKPPWGHVTAYDLDRGEILWQRTNDGVNGYAGTPALLATQDLLFYANRSRSSLTVLDPANGEVLRTVSLPAPASGGPMSYTVDGRQYVVVAVGAGSSDAELVALSLAGDLPEQNPGTLGFSLPAVTAGETDGEITLSVVRAGGSDGAVAVSVRSAGGSATAGTDYEPIARTLAWAHGDSADRRFALRLHEDGFGEGTETIELELHDTLGGAVLGERRMVVTVEDEPDAPTEPIEDCVPDTTTLCLNDGRFRVRARFATAAGEDGPLATGTHLTGDTGYFTFFDPANVEIVLKVLDACSQNDRYWVYATGLTDVEVELEVADPVTQRRHVITSPLGEAFQPVADNQAFACE, from the coding sequence GTGACCCGCAAGCCCCCGGCTGCGATCCTGCTCGCCCTTGCGGCGACCGCAGCGCCGGCGGCCGGACAGCACGGCGCGATCGGAGGCGAGTGGCGCGAGTACGGCGGCGACGCCGGCGGCACGAAGTACGCGCCGCTCGGCCAGATCCACCCTGGCAACGTCGGAGATCTGGCGATCCGCTGGCGCTGGGAGTCGCCCGACAACGCGATCGCGGACCCCGACGCCGGTCTCGAGATCGTCGCCTTCGAAGCGACACCGCTGATGAAGGGCGGAGTCCTCTACACCAGCACGTCGTTCAGCCAGGCGGCCGCCGTCGACGCCGCGACCGGCAGGCAGCTCTGGGTCCATGACCCGAGGAGCTACGAGTCGGGACGCCCTCCGAACAACGGCTTCCTCCACCGTGGGCTCGCCTGGTGGACGGACGGCGAGACGGAGAGCCTGTACCTGGCAACCGGCGACGCGCGCCTGATCGCGCTCGACCCGGCGACCGGGACGCCCCGGCGGGAGTTCGGCAACCGCGGCACCGTCGACCTGTCGGCCGGCATCCGTTCGCTCAACAACCGCTCCGACCAGTACGGCCACACCTCGCCGCCGACGGTCGTCGGCGACGTGATCGTCGTCGGCTCCTCGGTCATGGACTGGGCGCCGCAACCCGAGTGGCCGCCGGGCGACGTTCGCGGCTACGACGCCCGCACCGGCAGGCTGCTGTGGACCTTCCATACCGTGCCTCGCCGCGGGCAGTTCGGCTACTCGACCTGGGAGAACGGCTCCGCCGAACGGGTCGGCGGCGCCAACGTCTGGCCGCCGATGACCGCCGACCTGGATCTCGGGTACGTCTACCTGCCGGTCAGCGCCCCGTCGAACCACTTCTACGGCGGTCACCGCAAGGGCGACAATCTGTTCGCGAACAGCATCGTCTGCCTCGACGCGCGGACCGGCCGCCGCGTCTGGCACTATCAGATCGTCCATCACGACATCTGGGACTTCGACTTGCCTTCGCCGCCCAACCTGGTCGACATCACCGTCGGCGGTCGCGAGATCCCCGCGGTCGCGCAGGTCACGAAGCAGGGTTGGGTGTTCGTGTTCGACCGGCGAAACGGCAGGCCGGTGTGGCCGATCCACGAGGTTCCGGTCCCGCAGTCGACCGTGCCCGGCGAGCGGACCGCGCTGACTCAACCTCGGCCGACGAAACCGCCGCCCTTCGACCGGCTGGGGATCGCGCGGGAGGATCTGGGCGACGGCGCCGAGGAAGTGCTCGCCGACCTCGACTGGGGGCCGATCTACACCCCCCTTTCCACCCGCGGCGCCGTCATCTCCCCCGGCCTGGGCGGCGGCGCGAACTGGGGCGGCGCCGCCTTCGATCCCGTCCGATCGAGGCTGTACGTACCGGTCCAGGGGGTCGTTCCTTTCTGGATCCGCCTCTACCGGACCGCCATCTCCGGCTACTACCTGTACGAATCGGGCATCCTGTGGGCCTCCGGCAACCGCTATCTGCTGAAGCCGCCCTGGGGGCACGTCACGGCCTACGACCTCGACCGCGGCGAGATCCTCTGGCAGCGAACAAACGACGGCGTGAACGGCTACGCCGGCACCCCGGCCCTGCTCGCCACCCAGGATCTGCTCTTCTACGCCAACCGGTCCCGGTCCTCGCTGACGGTCCTGGACCCCGCGAACGGCGAAGTGCTCCGCACGGTCTCGCTGCCGGCGCCAGCCTCGGGCGGCCCGATGAGCTACACCGTGGACGGCCGCCAGTACGTCGTCGTCGCGGTCGGCGCCGGGTCCTCCGACGCCGAACTCGTCGCCCTTTCCCTGGCGGGCGACCTGCCGGAACAGAATCCCGGCACGCTTGGGTTCTCCCTACCGGCTGTCACCGCGGGCGAAACAGACGGCGAGATCACCTTGAGCGTCGTCCGCGCCGGTGGCAGTGACGGCGCGGTCGCCGTTTCCGTGCGGTCCGCCGGAGGCTCCGCCACGGCGGGGACCGACTACGAGCCGATCGCACGCACGCTCGCCTGGGCTCACGGCGATTCGGCTGACCGGAGGTTCGCGCTCCGGCTGCACGAGGACGGCTTCGGCGAGGGCACGGAGACGATCGAACTGGAACTCCATGACACGCTGGGCGGCGCGGTTCTTGGCGAGCGCCGCATGGTGGTCACGGTCGAGGACGAGCCGGACGCTCCAACCGAGCCGATCGAGGATTGCGTCCCGGACACGACGACCCTCTGTCTCAACGACGGCCGCTTCCGGGTCCGGGCCCGCTTCGCCACCGCTGCCGGCGAGGACGGCCCCCTGGCGACCGGCACCCACCTGACCGGAGACACCGGCTACTTCACCTTCTTCGACCCGGCGAACGTCGAGATCGTGCTGAAGGTCCTCGACGCCTGCTCGCAGAACGACAGGTACTGGGTCTACGCCACCGGCCTCACCGACGTCGAGGTCGAGCTGGAAGTCGCCGACCCGGTGACCCAGCGGCGACACGTCATCACGAGCCCGCTGGGCGAAGCGTTCCAGCCAGTCGCCGACAATCAGGCGTTCGCCTGCGAGTAG
- a CDS encoding plastocyanin/azurin family copper-binding protein — translation MNRVPLVVLLAAAHLSGPAISQNVTNEEPNLGGEPRYEARDPAYALEHLHPAEGYEVSLFASEQDFPIGNPVALAFDSRGRLWVATMPSYPQRLPDEEPDDKIVILEDRDGDGRADHHTVFARGLHVPTGFELGDGGVYVAQQPNLMFIEDTDGDDVADRYEVVLHGFGTEDSHHSISAFTWGPGGALYFQEGVFHHSQVETPYGPVRLVDAGVFRYKPRRFHLEVFVSYPFANPWGHIFDRWGQNFIADASGGSNYFGAPITGNAPYPTKRRRMKVFTSIVRPTSGCEIVSSRHFPDEAQGNFLINNTIGFQGIKQHRVIEEDSGFTSEEVEPLLYSTDINFRPVDLQFGPDGSLYIVDWFNPLIGHMQYSLRDERRDHDHGRIWRVRHGSRPLLEPPEIAGASTPALVRLLESYEDRTRYRVRRELRERPRDEVLAAVEAWLDDVDARELDAGDDTNVSDLEHHRLEALWLYQTLNVVEPELLDRMLDSPEPRARAAATRVARFWRRELDDPLAILAARTEDSFPRTRLEALLGLSYLESEPAALAALKTLDQQTDYYLDYTLKETVDTLEPWWRPALSSDREPRLLDEIGSIRGEYLLSRLRTRDLEQLGAHPLTDRALLRRADARVERQRRAIANLAADRASIGQAEPTPAETDEAAAALLMDELVRLDRVHPPEPETTDRIVLHLLERTTTALAATRPALRELATDGVRGKVRSGAMAALMAASDDPSPRRVLPRRPGSEQLIDWLNAIATLPPELRVDAYPFVSSLLDDRRGPDRRRVLEAAAHTLAGITRDAGRSFERLAVLTADPTIGLAALEGLGQLTTRAPDAWPADGSDEALAVPVLAALRNAASRDLTSPRFRTIHDLGLRIADRLIDRTGNDRGRDLREELVNLGPAIVTLRPVPHQMLFDLEEFTVRAGGPVEITFENSDVMPHNVVVTRPGALEEVGRAADAEAERNPAGAEASGYVPKTPLVLFRTGLVQPGETEVLSFNAPREPGLYPFVCTFPGHWILMKGTMRVVERLDGTAVTRYAAPRLAPDVPQRAFVADWSYEMLETDVAPLEAAPPASDEELERGRRLFLEAGCATCHQLGGAGGQIGPALDDVRDRLGALDTLRHILDPSDEVAEDYRTTLVETRDGRFYSGLLVEAGEDAVRIRSNPLDPNHVETIPREEIESLDESSLSPMPSGLLSTLQPSEVQDLIRYVLHPP, via the coding sequence ATGAACCGCGTCCCACTCGTCGTCCTTCTTGCCGCGGCTCACCTTTCCGGTCCGGCGATCTCCCAGAACGTCACCAACGAGGAACCGAACCTCGGCGGCGAGCCGCGGTACGAAGCCCGTGATCCGGCGTACGCGCTGGAACACCTGCACCCCGCCGAGGGGTACGAGGTCTCGCTGTTCGCCTCCGAGCAGGACTTCCCGATCGGCAACCCGGTCGCTCTCGCCTTCGACTCCCGGGGCCGGCTCTGGGTAGCGACGATGCCCTCCTACCCCCAGCGCCTGCCGGACGAGGAACCCGACGACAAGATCGTCATTCTCGAGGATCGCGACGGCGACGGCCGCGCCGATCACCACACCGTCTTCGCCCGCGGCCTGCACGTGCCGACCGGCTTCGAACTGGGTGACGGCGGCGTCTACGTGGCCCAGCAGCCGAACCTCATGTTCATCGAGGACACCGACGGCGACGACGTGGCCGACCGCTACGAAGTCGTCCTCCACGGCTTCGGCACCGAGGACAGCCACCACTCGATCTCCGCCTTTACCTGGGGACCCGGCGGCGCGCTCTACTTCCAGGAAGGCGTCTTCCACCACAGCCAGGTCGAGACGCCGTACGGGCCGGTGCGGCTGGTCGACGCCGGGGTCTTCCGCTACAAGCCGCGGCGATTCCACCTGGAAGTGTTCGTCTCCTACCCCTTCGCCAACCCGTGGGGGCACATCTTCGACCGCTGGGGACAGAACTTCATCGCCGACGCTTCCGGCGGCTCGAACTACTTCGGCGCCCCGATCACCGGCAACGCGCCCTATCCGACGAAGCGGCGGCGGATGAAGGTGTTCACCTCGATCGTCCGGCCGACGTCAGGCTGCGAGATCGTCAGTTCGCGCCACTTCCCGGACGAGGCGCAGGGCAACTTCCTGATCAACAACACGATCGGTTTCCAGGGCATCAAGCAGCACCGGGTGATCGAAGAGGACTCCGGCTTCACCTCCGAGGAGGTCGAACCTCTCCTCTATTCGACCGACATCAACTTCCGGCCCGTCGACCTGCAGTTCGGACCGGACGGGTCGCTGTACATCGTCGACTGGTTCAACCCGCTGATCGGCCACATGCAGTATTCGCTCCGGGACGAGCGCCGCGACCACGACCACGGCCGGATCTGGCGCGTGCGGCACGGCTCGCGTCCGCTGCTCGAGCCGCCCGAGATCGCGGGCGCCTCGACGCCGGCGCTCGTCCGGTTGCTGGAGAGCTACGAGGACCGCACCCGATACCGTGTCCGCCGCGAACTCCGGGAACGCCCGCGCGACGAGGTGCTGGCCGCGGTCGAGGCGTGGCTGGACGACGTCGACGCCCGCGAACTGGACGCCGGCGACGACACGAACGTCTCCGATCTGGAACACCACCGCCTGGAGGCCCTGTGGCTCTACCAGACCCTGAACGTCGTCGAACCGGAACTGCTCGACCGGATGCTCGACTCGCCCGAACCGCGAGCTCGCGCGGCGGCGACCCGGGTCGCCCGCTTCTGGCGGCGCGAACTGGACGATCCCCTGGCCATCCTGGCCGCCCGCACCGAGGACTCCTTCCCGCGGACCCGCCTGGAAGCGCTGCTTGGTCTGAGCTACCTGGAATCGGAGCCAGCGGCCCTGGCGGCCCTCAAGACGCTGGACCAGCAGACCGACTACTACCTCGACTACACCCTGAAAGAGACCGTCGACACGCTGGAGCCCTGGTGGCGGCCGGCTCTCTCTTCCGACCGCGAGCCTCGGCTGCTTGACGAGATCGGGTCGATCAGGGGCGAGTACCTTCTCAGCCGCTTGCGCACGCGGGATCTCGAGCAACTCGGGGCCCATCCGCTGACCGATCGCGCCTTGCTACGGCGCGCCGATGCGCGCGTCGAACGCCAGCGCCGGGCGATCGCCAACCTCGCCGCGGACCGTGCCTCGATCGGCCAGGCCGAACCCACACCGGCGGAAACCGATGAAGCCGCCGCGGCCCTGCTGATGGACGAGCTGGTCCGTCTCGACCGCGTGCACCCGCCCGAACCGGAAACCACCGATCGGATCGTTCTCCACCTGCTGGAGCGCACCACCACGGCCCTGGCAGCAACAAGGCCGGCACTGCGGGAACTGGCGACGGACGGCGTCCGCGGCAAGGTCCGAAGCGGCGCCATGGCCGCCCTGATGGCCGCCTCAGATGACCCGTCACCGCGACGCGTTCTCCCGCGCCGACCGGGATCGGAACAACTGATCGACTGGCTGAACGCCATCGCCACTTTGCCGCCCGAGCTACGGGTCGACGCCTATCCATTCGTGTCGTCTCTCCTCGACGACCGCCGCGGACCGGACCGCCGACGGGTGCTCGAAGCGGCGGCGCACACGTTGGCCGGGATCACAAGGGACGCCGGCCGGAGCTTCGAACGGCTGGCGGTTCTGACGGCAGATCCCACGATCGGGCTGGCCGCCCTCGAAGGTCTGGGGCAACTGACGACCCGGGCGCCCGACGCCTGGCCCGCGGACGGTAGCGACGAAGCCCTTGCCGTCCCGGTCCTGGCGGCACTTCGAAACGCCGCTTCCCGTGATCTCACCTCGCCGCGGTTCCGCACCATTCACGATCTGGGCCTGCGAATAGCCGACCGCCTGATCGACCGGACCGGCAACGATCGCGGCCGCGACCTGCGCGAGGAACTCGTCAATCTCGGCCCGGCAATCGTCACGCTGCGACCCGTTCCCCACCAGATGCTGTTCGACCTCGAGGAGTTCACGGTCCGCGCCGGCGGACCCGTCGAGATCACGTTCGAGAACAGCGACGTGATGCCGCACAACGTCGTCGTCACGAGGCCCGGGGCGCTCGAGGAGGTCGGCCGCGCCGCCGACGCGGAGGCGGAACGCAACCCCGCCGGCGCCGAGGCATCAGGCTACGTTCCGAAGACGCCCCTGGTCCTGTTCCGGACCGGCCTCGTCCAGCCGGGCGAAACAGAGGTCCTGAGCTTCAACGCCCCGAGAGAACCGGGCCTGTACCCTTTCGTCTGCACCTTCCCGGGACACTGGATCCTGATGAAGGGCACGATGCGGGTCGTCGAGCGGCTCGACGGCACGGCGGTCACCCGCTACGCCGCCCCCCGGCTCGCCCCGGACGTTCCCCAGCGCGCCTTCGTCGCCGACTGGAGCTACGAGATGCTGGAGACCGACGTCGCTCCGCTGGAAGCCGCTCCGCCTGCCAGCGACGAGGAACTCGAGCGCGGCCGGCGGCTCTTCCTCGAGGCCGGCTGCGCCACCTGCCACCAGCTCGGCGGCGCCGGCGGCCAGATCGGCCCGGCCCTCGACGACGTGCGCGATCGTCTCGGAGCGCTGGACACCCTGCGCCACATCCTGGATCCCTCGGACGAGGTGGCCGAGGACTACCGCACGACCCTGGTCGAGACCCGCGACGGCCGCTTCTACTCCGGTCTGCTCGTTGAAGCCGGCGAGGACGCCGTCCGCATCCGCTCGAACCCGCTCGACCCGAACCATGTCGAGACGATTCCGCGCGAGGAGATCGAGAGCCTCGACGAGTCCTCCCTCTCGCCCATGCCGAGCGGCCTGCTCAGCACTCTCCAGCCGTCCGAGGTCCAGGATCTGATCCGTTACGTGCTCCACCCGCCGTGA
- a CDS encoding SGNH/GDSL hydrolase family protein, giving the protein MKKLSALLFAIVAAGASAAEASTLQLRHGDQICLVGNTFAERFQLFGYFESGLLAAFPDLELSVRNLAWSADETALRPRPLDFGAVDRHLEAQGADVVLLFYGANESFAGDEGLPAFRNDLGRLLRHVSKQLYNGSEPPRIALVSPIPQQALPSGHGLDAAAVERRNVELQVYTEAAEAVADENGVPFVDIFDGVAAAFAGEPAPLTVNGVHLNEAGYWHASRVLLEALGASEPGTVVASAEGGAGLEIRPPVLPPGPNAIPDRLRISVRGLAPGYYALRRGDQTLASASDGDWAQGVDIQATPAITALVEAGDGLRRVVLQKSRLFFDRYRAVNGYYIYGGRKEPFGVHSFPPEMARFDELVGELDDKARDLAHSGETWRLERVDR; this is encoded by the coding sequence GTGAAGAAACTGTCCGCCCTCCTGTTCGCAATCGTCGCGGCCGGCGCCTCCGCGGCGGAAGCCTCCACGCTCCAGCTTCGCCACGGCGACCAGATCTGTCTGGTCGGCAACACGTTCGCCGAGAGATTCCAGCTCTTCGGCTACTTCGAGAGCGGGCTGCTCGCCGCTTTCCCGGACCTGGAGCTGTCGGTACGCAATCTCGCCTGGTCGGCGGACGAAACGGCACTGCGGCCGCGACCGCTGGACTTCGGCGCGGTCGACCGTCATCTCGAGGCGCAGGGCGCGGACGTCGTTCTCCTGTTCTACGGCGCCAACGAGTCGTTCGCGGGCGATGAGGGTCTGCCCGCGTTCCGGAACGACCTCGGGAGACTGCTCCGCCACGTCTCGAAGCAGCTCTACAACGGCTCCGAGCCGCCTCGCATCGCTCTCGTTTCGCCCATACCGCAACAGGCGCTGCCGTCCGGCCACGGGCTCGACGCGGCGGCGGTCGAACGCCGCAACGTCGAGCTGCAGGTGTACACCGAGGCGGCCGAAGCCGTCGCGGACGAGAACGGCGTGCCCTTCGTCGACATCTTCGACGGCGTCGCGGCCGCGTTCGCGGGCGAGCCGGCGCCGCTGACGGTCAACGGCGTGCATCTGAACGAGGCTGGCTACTGGCACGCCTCCCGGGTGCTTCTCGAAGCGCTCGGCGCGTCGGAGCCGGGTACGGTCGTCGCCTCGGCCGAAGGCGGCGCGGGACTGGAGATCCGCCCGCCGGTTCTGCCACCTGGACCCAATGCGATACCGGACCGCCTCCGGATCAGCGTCCGCGGCCTGGCGCCCGGCTACTACGCGCTGCGGCGCGGCGACCAGACCCTGGCCTCGGCCAGCGATGGAGACTGGGCGCAGGGAGTCGACATTCAGGCGACGCCGGCCATCACAGCGCTGGTGGAGGCCGGCGACGGCCTGCGTCGCGTGGTGCTGCAGAAGAGCCGGCTGTTCTTCGACCGCTACCGCGCCGTGAACGGCTACTACATCTACGGCGGGCGCAAGGAGCCCTTCGGCGTTCATTCCTTCCCGCCCGAGATGGCCCGCTTCGACGAACTGGTCGGCGAACTCGACGACAAGGCCCGCGACCTTGCGCACTCGGGCGAAACCTGGCGATTGGAGCGCGTCGACCGATGA
- a CDS encoding DUF885 domain-containing protein: protein MSRGRLVWMAFALPMLAAFVACAPPQDAREQLYALFDEEWAARLVESPQFATSVGDHSRNDELADVSLEAIERRVERRRDVLRRFEEIDVSGLSAADRINARMFERQLRSSVQGFEFGGYEMPLNADSGFHMGFARMYRPMPFQTADHYDDYIARMRAIPAYFEQQQGHMRAGIERGFTLPRVTLTGYEDTISAHIVDDPRDSAFWAPFEEVSASVGEMDRERILTDAEAAITEAVVPAYQGFYDFFVGEYLPGARETVGASDLPDGQAYYAEQVRWFTTLDVTPREVHEIGLSEVARIRAEMAEVIREIGFEGSYAEFLEFLRRDPRFYPKTAQELLERAAWIAKTMDGKLPSLFATLPRVPYTVEPVPDHMAPKYTAGRYVSAPYNSTQPGIYWVNTYNLPSRPLYALAALTLHEAVPGHHLQNALAAEIDAGPEFRRHDYLSAFGEGWGLYSEYLGLEAGIYEEPYSNFGRLTYEIWRACRLVVDTGVHAFGWTRQQMLDYLAENTALSLHEVTTETDRYISWPGQALAYKMGELKIRELRARAEEALGADFDVRHFHDAVLANGSVPLDILEELIDAWIEAQGSS, encoded by the coding sequence ATGAGCAGAGGACGACTGGTGTGGATGGCCTTTGCGTTGCCGATGCTGGCCGCGTTCGTCGCCTGTGCGCCGCCCCAGGATGCGCGGGAGCAACTCTACGCATTGTTCGACGAGGAGTGGGCGGCGAGGCTCGTCGAGAGTCCGCAGTTTGCGACGAGCGTCGGCGATCACAGCCGGAACGACGAGCTGGCCGACGTCAGCCTGGAGGCGATCGAACGCCGGGTGGAACGGCGCCGCGACGTGCTGCGGCGGTTCGAGGAGATCGACGTCTCCGGGCTCAGTGCGGCGGACCGGATCAACGCGCGGATGTTCGAGCGCCAGCTTCGGAGCAGCGTGCAGGGCTTCGAGTTCGGCGGCTACGAGATGCCGCTCAACGCGGACTCCGGCTTCCACATGGGGTTCGCCCGCATGTACCGCCCGATGCCCTTCCAGACGGCGGACCACTACGACGACTACATCGCTCGGATGAGGGCGATCCCGGCCTACTTCGAGCAGCAGCAGGGCCACATGCGAGCGGGGATCGAGCGTGGCTTCACCCTGCCCCGCGTGACGCTTACGGGCTACGAGGACACGATCTCCGCTCACATCGTCGACGACCCCCGGGACAGCGCCTTCTGGGCGCCCTTTGAGGAGGTGTCGGCGTCCGTCGGGGAGATGGACCGCGAGCGGATCCTGACGGATGCCGAGGCGGCGATCACCGAGGCGGTGGTGCCGGCCTACCAGGGGTTCTACGACTTCTTCGTCGGCGAGTACCTGCCGGGCGCCAGGGAGACCGTCGGTGCCTCCGACCTGCCGGACGGTCAGGCGTACTACGCGGAGCAGGTGCGCTGGTTCACCACGCTCGACGTGACGCCGCGGGAGGTCCACGAGATCGGCCTCAGCGAGGTCGCGCGGATCCGGGCCGAGATGGCGGAGGTGATCCGGGAGATCGGCTTCGAGGGTTCCTACGCCGAGTTCCTCGAGTTCCTGCGCAGGGACCCGCGCTTCTACCCGAAGACCGCGCAGGAGCTGCTGGAGCGGGCAGCCTGGATCGCCAAGACGATGGACGGCAAGCTGCCGTCCCTGTTCGCGACCCTGCCGCGGGTTCCCTACACGGTCGAGCCGGTCCCCGACCACATGGCGCCGAAGTACACCGCCGGCCGGTACGTGTCGGCCCCGTACAACAGCACGCAGCCCGGCATCTACTGGGTCAACACGTACAACCTCCCGAGCCGGCCCCTCTACGCGCTGGCGGCGCTCACCCTGCACGAGGCGGTGCCGGGTCACCATCTTCAGAACGCGCTCGCGGCCGAGATCGACGCCGGGCCGGAGTTCCGCCGCCACGACTACCTCTCGGCCTTCGGCGAAGGCTGGGGCCTGTACTCCGAGTACCTCGGGCTCGAGGCGGGCATCTACGAGGAACCGTACAGCAACTTCGGCCGCCTGACCTACGAGATCTGGCGGGCCTGCCGGCTCGTTGTCGACACGGGCGTGCACGCCTTCGGCTGGACGCGCCAGCAGATGCTCGACTACCTTGCCGAGAACACGGCGCTCTCGCTGCACGAGGTCACGACCGAGACGGACCGCTACATCAGTTGGCCGGGCCAGGCGCTCGCCTACAAGATGGGCGAACTGAAGATCCGCGAGCTGCGGGCAAGAGCCGAGGAGGCGCTCGGCGCGGACTTCGATGTCCGTCACTTCCACGACGCAGTGCTCGCGAACGGTTCGGTGCCGCTCGACATCCTGGAGGAGTTGATCGACGCCTGGATCGAGGCGCAAGGGTCCTCGTAG
- a CDS encoding AMIN domain-containing protein, with protein sequence MRFLVCLTSALLAATAGAQTNRLTSAGLNGDVLRLNVTDSVQAVRHFELPNPPRVVLDLFGIDRSVAEMPAPAPGSPAIEVRTGRHPSFLRVVVDLNQALPGYQVRQSGGLIEVGLGPTALPSSGGGVLIESSPVPDDPSRPPRDPAPVVAVGVEATPAAEVAPAADPVVAVDAAPAATPRAADGSPNLDDLTTDELLALIEAELEAAGLDQAQSAEELIEQVEAELDANEGRPAASSPPPDRAEWRLRRTPRPQPTPPADGEERLPFRFVDEEPAKPPPDDDDNDDN encoded by the coding sequence ATGAGATTCCTCGTCTGTCTCACATCGGCTCTCCTCGCCGCGACGGCCGGTGCCCAGACCAACCGCCTGACCTCAGCCGGGCTCAACGGTGATGTCCTGCGCCTGAACGTGACGGACAGCGTGCAGGCAGTGCGTCACTTCGAGTTGCCGAACCCCCCACGGGTCGTGCTCGACCTGTTCGGCATCGACCGCTCCGTCGCGGAGATGCCGGCGCCGGCGCCGGGCAGCCCCGCGATCGAAGTGCGCACCGGCAGGCATCCGAGTTTCCTGCGCGTCGTGGTCGACCTGAACCAGGCCCTGCCCGGGTATCAGGTGCGCCAATCCGGCGGGCTGATCGAGGTCGGTCTAGGCCCGACCGCGCTGCCGTCATCCGGGGGAGGCGTCCTGATCGAGAGTTCTCCGGTTCCCGACGACCCCTCCAGGCCTCCCCGGGATCCGGCACCGGTCGTGGCCGTCGGCGTCGAGGCAACCCCCGCCGCCGAGGTCGCTCCCGCAGCCGACCCGGTGGTCGCGGTCGACGCGGCTCCTGCCGCTACTCCACGCGCCGCCGATGGTTCACCGAACCTGGACGATCTGACCACGGACGAACTGCTAGCGCTGATCGAAGCGGAACTCGAGGCCGCGGGTCTCGACCAGGCGCAGTCCGCGGAGGAACTCATCGAGCAGGTCGAGGCCGAGTTGGACGCGAACGAAGGCCGGCCGGCCGCGAGCAGTCCACCGCCCGACCGCGCGGAATGGCGTCTCCGCCGAACACCCAGGCCCCAGCCCACGCCGCCCGCCGACGGCGAAGAACGGCTACCCTTCCGGTTCGTCGACGAGGAGCCGGCCAAGCCGCCGCCGGACGACGACGACAACGACGACAACTAG